In a single window of the Nocardioides massiliensis genome:
- a CDS encoding SurA N-terminal domain-containing protein: MSQKRTTTVLGVLLAAALLVLSACGGDGDTSAETESAQQETEQTEPSPDTPAPEPDLDDIPDVVAEVNGQEVTRDEFVPAYEAQFRQAAMQAQMTGQEPDADALKEQTATVLVNTVLLRQQADERGISASAQDVQGELAQLAEQNQLGSVEELLAALEEQGSSEELVREQVRDQMTIEQLVADEAGEFDISERELRQLYRQLKQQQGGAAGGEGQPEFPAFAEVRPQLEEQARQQEQGRVAQDLIEQLREDADITVHL, encoded by the coding sequence ATGAGTCAGAAGCGAACCACGACCGTCCTCGGCGTCCTGCTGGCCGCCGCGCTGCTCGTGCTCTCCGCGTGCGGTGGCGACGGTGACACCTCGGCGGAGACGGAGTCCGCTCAGCAGGAGACCGAGCAGACCGAGCCGTCGCCGGACACCCCGGCACCCGAGCCCGACCTCGACGACATCCCCGACGTGGTCGCCGAGGTCAACGGGCAAGAGGTGACGCGCGACGAGTTCGTCCCGGCCTACGAGGCCCAGTTCCGGCAGGCCGCCATGCAGGCGCAGATGACCGGGCAGGAGCCCGACGCCGATGCCCTGAAGGAGCAGACCGCCACCGTCCTGGTCAACACCGTCCTGCTGCGCCAGCAGGCCGACGAGCGCGGCATCAGCGCCTCGGCGCAGGACGTGCAGGGCGAGCTCGCGCAGCTGGCCGAGCAGAACCAGCTCGGCTCGGTGGAGGAGCTGCTCGCCGCCCTCGAGGAGCAGGGCAGCAGCGAGGAGCTCGTGCGTGAGCAGGTGCGCGACCAGATGACGATCGAGCAGCTGGTCGCCGACGAGGCGGGGGAGTTCGACATCTCCGAGCGGGAGCTGCGCCAGCTCTACCGCCAGCTCAAGCAGCAGCAGGGTGGCGCGGCCGGTGGCGAGGGGCAGCCGGAGTTCCCCGCATTCGCCGAGGTGCGCCCGCAGCTCGAGGAGCAGGCCCGCCAGCAGGAGCAGGGCCGCGTGGCCCAGGACCTGATCGAGCAGCTGCGCGAGGACGCCGACATCACCGTCCACCTCTGA
- a CDS encoding AAA family ATPase has translation MRFDQPPVVRAWVDDPAALPADAWPRTVPAVAQVVREGFAPAPGVTLLVGENGSGKSTLVEALATAYGLSPEGGTAYGHHSTRPTESPLGGALRLQRGVGTGRYGFFLRAETMHGWFTFVEAIGGSDPTFHEMSHGESFLAVLRARFDSPGFYCLDEPEAALSFSAQLALVGVLHDVAARGGQVVCATHSPVVAAIPGARLLEVGPWGLRPTTWEELETVGHWRAFLEAPQRYLRHVLDD, from the coding sequence ATGCGCTTCGACCAGCCACCCGTCGTCCGCGCCTGGGTGGACGACCCCGCCGCGCTCCCCGCGGACGCGTGGCCGCGCACCGTGCCGGCCGTCGCGCAGGTGGTGCGGGAGGGATTCGCGCCCGCGCCGGGCGTCACGCTCCTGGTCGGCGAGAACGGCTCGGGCAAGTCGACGCTGGTCGAAGCACTGGCCACGGCGTACGGGCTCTCGCCGGAGGGCGGGACGGCGTACGGCCACCACAGCACGCGTCCGACGGAGTCACCCCTGGGCGGCGCACTGCGGTTGCAGCGCGGCGTCGGGACCGGCCGCTATGGGTTCTTCCTGCGCGCGGAGACCATGCACGGGTGGTTCACCTTCGTCGAGGCCATCGGGGGCAGCGACCCGACGTTCCACGAGATGAGCCACGGCGAGTCGTTCCTGGCTGTGCTCCGTGCCCGCTTCGACAGCCCCGGGTTCTACTGCCTGGACGAGCCCGAGGCGGCGCTGTCGTTCTCGGCGCAGCTGGCTCTCGTGGGTGTGCTGCACGACGTGGCCGCGCGAGGTGGGCAGGTCGTCTGCGCCACCCACTCCCCCGTGGTCGCGGCCATCCCGGGCGCTCGGCTGCTCGAGGTCGGACCGTGGGGGTTGCGCCCGACGACGTGGGAGGAGCTCGAGACGGTCGGGCACTGGCGGGCGTTCCTCGAGGCGCCGCAGCGCTACCTGCGCCACGTGCTCGACGACTGA
- the rpe gene encoding ribulose-phosphate 3-epimerase, which yields MGIQITPSILNADFSRLGEEVARIPSADWIHVDVMDNHFVPNLTFGPTMVEALARSTDTPLDAHLMIEDPDRHAPAYVEAGCGSVTFHVEAAKAPVRLAREIRAAGGRASMALKPATPVEPYEDLLPELDMLLLMTVEPGFGGQKFLDLVLPKIRRARALMAKHGVETWLQVDGGVSLETIERCAEAGADVFVAGSAVYSAQDPDAMVESLRAAAQGATAS from the coding sequence GTGGGCATCCAGATCACACCGAGCATCCTGAACGCCGACTTCTCCCGTCTGGGTGAGGAGGTGGCGCGCATCCCCTCGGCCGACTGGATCCACGTCGACGTGATGGACAACCACTTCGTGCCCAATCTGACCTTCGGCCCCACGATGGTCGAGGCGCTCGCCCGCAGCACCGACACGCCTCTCGACGCGCACCTGATGATCGAGGACCCCGACCGGCACGCCCCGGCGTACGTCGAGGCCGGCTGTGGCTCGGTCACCTTCCACGTCGAGGCGGCCAAGGCGCCGGTGCGGCTGGCCCGGGAGATCCGCGCCGCCGGGGGCCGCGCGAGCATGGCGCTCAAGCCGGCCACGCCGGTCGAGCCCTACGAGGACCTGCTCCCCGAGCTCGACATGCTGCTGCTGATGACCGTCGAGCCGGGCTTCGGTGGACAGAAGTTCCTCGACCTGGTGCTGCCGAAGATCCGCCGGGCCCGCGCCCTCATGGCCAAGCACGGCGTCGAGACCTGGTTGCAGGTCGACGGCGGCGTCTCGCTGGAGACCATCGAGCGGTGTGCCGAGGCCGGGGCCGACGTGTTCGTCGCCGGGTCGGCCGTCTACTCCGCGCAGGACCCCGACGCGATGGTGGAGTCCCTGCGTGCCGCCGCCCAGGGCGCGACGGCTTCCTGA